The following DNA comes from Palaemon carinicauda isolate YSFRI2023 chromosome 22, ASM3689809v2, whole genome shotgun sequence.
TGGTAACCGTTCAGTACTCGTAAATCTTTCCATCGCTATTTTTAACACCCCCCCCTCCCAAACCACTTTAGTTAAGGCAAGAATAAACAACTTTTTGGAAAATAAGTGATGTAAATTTACGGTGTGTTAAATCATAGAATGCAACAGTTCataattttataatcataaatgtttttttttctttacccaaATCCCCACACTAATCAAGGTACTCTAATtatgaaagtcttttggcaaataCATATTCTATGTTGGACACTGTATGAAGTTATATAATGCAACAGTTCACACATTTTTATCCGACAGTTTGGGGAGATCATGTGACTTATTGTATTATCGTTATTGGCAATCACTCTGAGATACTCCCTATTGTACATCATTATGATGGGATCAAATTAGTGTATACCATAAATGCATAGACATTTTATtctttaaatctatttttttctgagaattccaacaatacattaaaattatttttagttatCGAAATTAacattatcttatttctatatttctttcctgtatagagtaaaaaaataatttactgtTAAAAATAGAAAATGGCAAATTGGTGAAATTAGCTAAACTGTGACTCTGCAGTTTTCATTTGATTACATCTTGTGATAGTCAAAAGCATTTCCTTAAGTGGGGCTGTTCAGTCTACCAATGACTTACAACATCACTGTCTTGCAATgccaatcatctgttccctatagGTACAGGGATCTACTGGCTTAGAATATTTAACCCAGCCTTATTAGTGTTCTGCTCAACACCTCTGGGAATGGGGATAAAGCAGACAATATAATCACAAAAGGGGTCATGGCACACACATGTGGCTCTGTGGGAAAGGAAATATGGTTCCAAGACTAGAGCCCttccaatattattatttgtattattagctaagcaacaaacctagtggaaaagcaggatgctataagcccaaaggctccaacagtgaaaatagcatagtgacgaaaggaaataagggaacagatagatttgtgtgcctgagtttaccctcaagcaagagaactctaaccgaagacagtggaaaaccatcgtacagaggctagggcactagagaacaaaggtttgattttggaatgtccttctagaagagcttcttaccatagctaaagagtctcttctacctttactaagaggaaagtagccagtgaaaaattacagtgcagtagttaaaactGCTTCATCATCTACCAATCCAGGATCTGACTTTTGACAGGTAAGATCCAAGGAGCTTCTTTCTTCTGTATTCGTAAGGATaaatagtatacagtatacatacttaaGGACAGGCCCCTTAAACTTGTTACATAACTTTCATCTTCAAGGTTTAGAAAGTTATTGTAAACCACGGCTAGTGCCCGAATCCTTACATTTTGTGTGATTTCTATGGGGAAAAAAAACACAAAGTATTCCACAAAATTTAGAATGCTACCGGCAATTTCCTATTCTGCTCAGAGAAAGCGGACTCCGTTAATTAGAACATGATATGTTTATGTAAAATACCCTGAGAAACAAATACAGATAGTACAAATAAATGACAAAATAGCCACTAATTTGGTCCTAAAAATACATTCATATTACAGGTAAAATAGAATGCTTGCCTAAAGAACAATATGTAACATATAAAGCTGTCAAAACTGAAGCAAAATGTATTTTGATGATGCCAATAAATAAAATCTTCACATAGGAAAAAAAATCACACCTTATTAACCCAAGTTACACAAGATTAATGCAAGGGTAGTTATAGCAACACTATACTATATAGGGATGAAAAGAACCTTTCTATGGTAAAACGGGAGTTATTACCAGAGAAGGATACCAGAACTTCACAATTTTATGCAGCTATTCCCAACATGATTTTAACAAGAAATCATAATACTGTATTGAATCAAACATGAAATACTTTTACAGGATTATGGATGAATCGCCTCGATGGCTTATAGTTATAGGTCGTCATAAAGAGGCTTTGAAGGTCTTACAAAAAGCTGCTCGCTGGAATAAAGCTGAGCTACCAGAAGAGAGAATGTTGTTGAATATGATGAAAGAAATTCATGAACAAGTAAGtaactctgaaaaaaaaatgttaacacagGATAATAGCAACATTTAAATTTCTTAAATTATGGAAAAATACTTGACACAATTTGTTGATCATTGTAGGACTGAATGAAACATAATGGTTTATTAAATTTGCTCTGCAGGGTAATAAAGTCAgctaagatattttattctaattgttcattacttctcttgtagtttatttcctttcctcactaagctatttttccctgctggagcccttgggcttagataataataataataataataatagcttagctagtagtagtagtagtagtagtagtaaataataataataataataataataataataataataactaatttctATTCATTTATCCTGTTGCCAATGTTTACCTTTCTTACACAAcatgaaaatttaattaattttctatcAAAAACTTCTCTGTGGTCCCTTGTGTTTGCTTTGCCAGCACCCATAAACTACAAAATGAAAATCAATCTCgtaattccttaagacaaaagcAAGTAAGCATAGTCTTAAATAAATTCTAAGAGCTGCTTGTAGAGATAATGTTCTGGGAAGTGTTTGgctacaaaatatgaaaaatgttcCACATTTCAGATGAGAAGTGAAAGCACTCAAGAAGCTGAAACATCAATGAAGATGAAGCTCAAGAGATGGTTGTATGAAGCCACAATCCTTTTCAGGTAACAAAACATTTCCTATTATAAATTTTATCATGAAATCAAAAGGCATTATGTGACTACTTTTCAGATAACAAAAAATTTCCTATCACACTTTTCATGAAATCAAAAGGCATTATGTGAGACTATTTAcgctaataataaaaacattgcttCTTTTTATATAGAAAACTCATGAGTAACTAGGTATCAaatgatgaatatacatatatagaagtaAACTGAAAATACAATTTTTTCTCCCCAACCAGAACACCTAAACTTAGGATAATTACCTTAGCGATGTATGTGGATTACTTTGTGGTAGCAATGGTGTATTTTGGTTTGAATCTAAGTGGTGGATCCTTCACTTTTGATCCATTCCTTTTCATGGTTATCTCAGGAATTGTGGAAATCCCTTCGAATACCGTAACCATACCAATAGTGTCTTACTTTGGACGTAAAAAGCCGCTGATTATAAGCTACTTCATTACTGGCGTGTCAATGCTCACACAGGCAGTAATACCTGAAGGTAATTAAAATAATCTAATTTGAATACAGTATCTATAAACATTAATAAGTCTCAGATTGTTACTAGGTACTTTTCAAGTGCTAGAAATAATATAAAGCTTTCTTTATTTCTGATTCTCAAAAGAACACGTGTGGCTCGTGATAACGATGGTGATGATCGGGAAGTTGGGTATTAGTACTGTGTTCCAGATCTTGTTTCTTTACGCTTCTGAGCTCTTTCCCACGGAAGTTAGAACCCGTGGGATGGGAACGGCTATGATGTCTTCTCGGGCAGGTGCAATGGTCTCACCATTCCTTATGAGTTTTATAGTAAGTAATTTGTGTGTTTTATACAACAGCATTTTCCATATGTAACTTTAAACCTTTATAATGACAGTAATAGCAATAGGAGTGTTGCTGATAATACAGAATTGCATCTATTGTACTCTTTTACCTTGGTCTTGATTTAAACTCTGCATGTATTGACATTTGGTTTTGACAACTTGGTTCCTCAtgcatttacagtacagtacttactgTGATATTTATCATTGAATTAACAACTGAAATATTACTGTCTTTACCCCTTTCTCTCATAGGTATTGCTATTTACTTTCTTCCTCCTCTACTATGGTCTAAAATAGATTCTCATTTGTTTAATGTGATTTTGCTCTATCATTCTATTGCTCTgttcttttaccttttttatttcttctttttagagTACTATCTCAATACTATTTTGCTATCAAATAACAAATTCATTATAACTACAATTAGGTTAATTCCCCCCCccaaataatgataaaatgtaacaaaattctcaGTTGCTTTCTTATTATTAAATAGGGAGCTGTTTATCCATGGACAACACCAGTTGTGTTTGGACTAGCATCCATTATTGCTGGAATTGCTGCCCTTCCCTTACATGAAACACTGGATGATTCATTACCAGACACAATCTTACACCTGGAAGGATTTGACAATCCTGCATTGTAAGTAGAAAAGTTTCTTTTCAAACTTATCCTTTATATATTCAATTTGGCCATAAGCACTAGATTACAGACTTCAGTaagaagaagaaattatatttaaatacttCCAGTACAAATATGCTTAATAACATAATATATTGCATTGGACTCATGAATTTGGGTCAAATTATCCACCGCTGTGACCATGCCAGCTATTCAAAGGTATAACTTCATTGTTGTgccatgaagtaaaagttaaaatatGGAAAAAAGGAGGCAGCCAGAGAGGTAAAAATTGGGTGAAGCTAGGGGTAAAAAGAGTATATAACAAGATATGTGTTCATTTCTTGTATAGACAGTAAATTAAGTGGACCTTTTAAAAATTTCATATCACACATTTGGAACAGACTTATTTGTTAATTCTACTGTACACATACTGTATAAGTAACAGACCTCCTGGTTGCTATTTCTACCGGAGCCAATGAACTAGAGTTCATAGCCTTTATGGCAATACAGCAGAAAACGTCCTCATCTTTATTTGCTTATCAAGTGGTCTGATTAACCATTTTCCAAGTAGGACTACATAATATCTTCAATTGCCTTATAGGCTTCTGCCAAATCCTTTAATCCCCAGTTTTTTACCATTTCCATTAATCTTTCTGCCCTGTCATTTAAGGGCTTTCTGAAAACTGTAAATCATAAATAGATTTAATTATACATTTAATAATGTTTCAGAATAGAATACTCTAGATTAAATTAGCCTTAATCCCAATAAGAACTGTTCTTTCTGTTCCACTATTCTAAATTaggaaataataattaatcattcttTCTTTTCAGGGACACAGAAGATACACCAGATAAGCAAGAAATAAGATAAGTCTGAAACTTCACAGACCAATCTTACATAATTACGTAAATGGCTTGTTTTCCAAGGATAGTTCCACATGGATTAAAAAAGATGATTTCCATGTGGCTGCAtccttttttcaacaaaatatctTGTGTATTATTGGAGCTATTGGCTACTACTTCTAAACTTTTGGTACAAATCTATGAAAACTTAAACGTTTAGAGAACATAATATAGTTTACGTTTTTAATAAAACTtttgtacaattttttttctctaaatactgCAAATGCAACCAAAATGTTAATTATAAAGTTGAGAGTTTCTTGAACATAATATGAAGTGGTGTAAACAGAGCAATTCTACCAGATTTGAGCAACCTCCTTGATAATAAAACATTCATCAAGTCACAGGATTTGCAACATTCATAAACAATTGCACAAAGTAAACAAAACGACTTCTGGGAGCGCTCTTATTAGCTTTATATTTTCATGGTTTTGCTGGTGATTCCAAAATGGCATAAAGGATAACACTAATCATGTTGTTACTGTATTATGCTAATTGGCAATTGTTATCTAACAATATTTTGGATATCCTCTAATCTTTATATTTAAATGTACAAACTACCGATTGCATTTGTTCATTCATAAGCATAGTTAGCCTTCAAGTTGTCTGGAATGTTTTAATAACTCAGGCATGTGCACAGTCTTGGCAAAATGGCGGGAATCCCATTAAATATAGTGAGTTCAGAGGCTCATTTGCGAATTTGAACAGAGGCTACGGAGAAATCTAACTGTTCTTGGCTTGAAATACGCGATTTCAATAGTGGTTTTGCAGTTTTCTATGAGGCACATTCGGCTGTAAGCATGACGAAAGGATCGATGTTGTTATTTTTTgttgatattcaaattattattgtacagtggaatctctacacacgaacgtatctacatccgaattttccaacatccgaagtaaaattcgagcaatttttcgactccaCACCCGAATTTCatttcaacacacgaagtaagcaattttcgtcgtaccggttgtatccgaatttttcgacacgcgaagtacaattcgaacacgttcctactcaacacccaaatttttttttcgacacccgaagtaaacaatacccgtatgcgtagatggtactcatagcgccggatgtattttttatttccgccgatagaaggcagcacttcgacctcggagggaccctcaattagcgtggcttaggTCATTCCTCTGTtttcgtcggcttcgtgtggttgtgcgctgtgcgttctgctattaactgtattttaatcgtgattttttacgtacagtacatccttttacggttttttacgtaaagcatgggtcctagaaggcttagtttcgcaagtggtagtggtagtggtgagaaaaggaagaaggaaatgctttctttagaagtaaagcaagaaattattgaaaagcatgagcgtggcgccATGTCTGCGTGAgtaaacttgcaaaagaatatggctgaaatatgtcgacgatctcaacaatcttgaaacagaaagaagccattaaagcagtgaaaccttctaaggggatcaccatcatttcaaaacgtcgtagccctgtcatagaagagatggaacgacttctgctaatctggatcaaggacagagagattgttggcgacaccatcaccgaaactatcatcggcgagaaggcgcacgccatcttcaatgacttgaaggaggcgagctctgggggtgatgctggggagagttcaaccgaaccttcctcagacgatttcaaggcatctcgtggctggtttgagaaatttaaaaaacggtccgggattcattcagttgttcgccacggagaggctgctagtgcggacacaaaggctgcaagctgactttgtgaagagctttgaaaggaccgtgcaggaagaaggttacgtagagcagcaggtgttcaattgtgatgaaaccgggttgttttggaagaagatgcccagtcgaacctacatcaccgccgaagagaagaaattgtctgggcataagccaatgaaggatcggttgactcttgccctatgtgccaacgctagcggggactttaaagtcaagcccttactggtttaccattcggagaaccctagggcctttaaggcacagaatgtggataaggaccagcttcatgttttctggcaatccaattcgaaggcctgggtcactaggcagttctttgtccaatgggtt
Coding sequences within:
- the LOC137616544 gene encoding organic cation transporter protein-like isoform X2, whose translation is MDNNFDSILTQLGTGKWNLFYYFALSYWYACVSYHTLGGAFLAPDVGHTCHVPESAIIPKVSLPSDLGAIHAGSPNASYSNSNAEDGDESSCTYLIQNITTGNITEEQCTSWDFDNTTFVSTVTSEFELVCDWKFLRATYQSIYMFGILVGAGLNGYMADKYGRKRMITIGATCYSFIAVISAWLPNISTIIVARFLLGTMHPTSLQTGYILGMEVTQPNMRSAIGMLQFLSWAIGTLLWGGWAYLIREWRWLQTAVSLPCFLFLPTLLIMDESPRWLIVIGRHKEALKVLQKAARWNKAELPEERMLLNMMKEIHEQMRSESTQEAETSMKMKLKRWLYEATILFRTPKLRIITLAMYVDYFVVAMVYFGLNLSGGSFTFDPFLFMVISGIVEIPSNTVTIPIVSYFGRKKPLIISYFITGVSMLTQAVIPEEHVWLVITMVMIGKLGISTVFQILFLYASELFPTEVRTRGMGTAMMSSRAGAMVSPFLMSFIGAVYPWTTPVVFGLASIIAGIAALPLHETLDDSLPDTILHLEGFDNPALDTEDTPDKQEIR
- the LOC137616544 gene encoding organic cation transporter protein-like isoform X1, translated to MQIRSIMDNNFDSILTQLGTGKWNLFYYFALSYWYACVSYHTLGGAFLAPDVGHTCHVPESAIIPKVSLPSDLGAIHAGSPNASYSNSNAEDGDESSCTYLIQNITTGNITEEQCTSWDFDNTTFVSTVTSEFELVCDWKFLRATYQSIYMFGILVGAGLNGYMADKYGRKRMITIGATCYSFIAVISAWLPNISTIIVARFLLGTMHPTSLQTGYILGMEVTQPNMRSAIGMLQFLSWAIGTLLWGGWAYLIREWRWLQTAVSLPCFLFLPTLLIMDESPRWLIVIGRHKEALKVLQKAARWNKAELPEERMLLNMMKEIHEQMRSESTQEAETSMKMKLKRWLYEATILFRTPKLRIITLAMYVDYFVVAMVYFGLNLSGGSFTFDPFLFMVISGIVEIPSNTVTIPIVSYFGRKKPLIISYFITGVSMLTQAVIPEEHVWLVITMVMIGKLGISTVFQILFLYASELFPTEVRTRGMGTAMMSSRAGAMVSPFLMSFIGAVYPWTTPVVFGLASIIAGIAALPLHETLDDSLPDTILHLEGFDNPALDTEDTPDKQEIR